Proteins encoded by one window of Geobacter sp. DSM 9736:
- the flgG gene encoding flagellar basal-body rod protein FlgG, protein MIRALWTAASGMQAQQLNIDVVSNNLANVNTNGFKKSRADFQDLMYQNVKTTGAPSTTSTEIPSGIQIGLGSKAAAVTKVFTPGAINQTGNELDLAIEGDGFFQVQLPDGTTAYSRAGALKRDSQGRVVTSDGYPILPEIVIPNNATKVSIGNDGTVAVTQAGQNNATTVGNIQLATFSNPSGMISLGHNLHQPSDSSGNATTGTPGQNGLGTISQGFLEMSNVSVVEEMVNMIVGQRAYEINSKAVQAADDMLQQANNLRR, encoded by the coding sequence ATGATCAGAGCATTATGGACCGCTGCTTCGGGAATGCAGGCACAGCAGCTCAATATCGATGTCGTTTCGAACAACCTTGCCAACGTCAATACCAACGGCTTCAAGAAGAGCAGGGCCGACTTTCAGGACCTCATGTACCAGAACGTCAAGACGACCGGAGCACCTTCGACGACGTCTACCGAGATTCCATCGGGTATCCAGATAGGGCTTGGGTCGAAGGCCGCTGCCGTGACAAAAGTTTTCACTCCCGGCGCTATCAACCAGACCGGCAACGAACTGGACCTTGCAATCGAGGGGGACGGGTTCTTCCAAGTGCAGCTTCCGGACGGCACTACCGCGTATTCTCGTGCGGGGGCGTTAAAGCGGGACAGTCAGGGGCGTGTGGTGACTTCGGATGGTTACCCAATCCTTCCGGAGATCGTCATTCCCAATAACGCAACCAAGGTCAGCATCGGGAACGATGGAACTGTAGCGGTAACGCAGGCCGGCCAGAACAATGCGACCACCGTTGGCAACATCCAGCTTGCCACCTTTTCGAACCCGTCCGGGATGATCAGTCTTGGCCACAATCTCCATCAGCCCTCCGATTCCTCGGGCAATGCCACTACCGGCACTCCCGGCCAGAACGGCCTTGGTACCATAAGTCAAGGATTCCTAGAGATGAGCAACGTGAGTGTAGTCGAAGAGATGGTTAACATGATTGTTGGCCAACGAGCCTATGAAATAAATTCAAAAGCGGTCCAGGCTGCTGACGACATGCTGCAGCAGGCAAACAACCTTCGCCGCTAA
- the flgF gene encoding flagellar basal-body rod protein FlgF: MNSGLYAALSGNISAMRRLEIVTNNLANANTAGFKKDRLQFESLLNGGQQARLTDTPVLSAERFYTDYSAGPQRQTGNTLDLALEGEGFFVINTPEGRAYTRQGNFKRDAGGKLVTIDGHEVLGNGGPINIGIGKVDIDARGAVVVNGEPVGMLQVVDFPKPYALQKIGNAMFIPANQAAPQPAARTLVAQGALEESNVNTVLEMANMIEANRYFETCQKVVKGYDDMTAKAANELGKV; the protein is encoded by the coding sequence ATGAACAGCGGTCTCTATGCAGCTCTCTCCGGCAACATTTCGGCCATGAGGCGTCTTGAGATAGTTACCAACAATCTGGCCAACGCCAACACTGCAGGGTTCAAGAAAGACCGGCTCCAGTTCGAGAGCTTGCTGAACGGCGGTCAGCAGGCGAGGCTGACCGACACACCGGTTCTTTCGGCGGAGCGCTTCTATACCGATTATTCCGCAGGCCCTCAGCGACAGACGGGTAACACTCTCGACCTTGCACTCGAAGGGGAAGGATTTTTTGTCATAAACACCCCTGAGGGGAGGGCATATACCAGGCAGGGGAATTTTAAGAGGGACGCAGGTGGAAAGCTGGTAACTATAGACGGCCATGAAGTGCTTGGAAACGGCGGCCCAATAAATATCGGCATCGGCAAGGTCGATATCGATGCACGAGGCGCCGTGGTTGTGAACGGAGAGCCGGTCGGCATGCTTCAGGTGGTTGATTTCCCGAAGCCGTATGCGCTTCAGAAGATCGGGAATGCGATGTTCATACCTGCAAACCAGGCTGCGCCGCAACCGGCGGCTCGAACCTTGGTGGCCCAAGGGGCGCTGGAGGAATCCAATGTCAACACGGTTCTGGAGATGGCAAACATGATCGAAGCGAACCGTTACTTTGAAACATGTCAAAAAGTTGTAAAGGGATATGACGATATGACGGCGAAGGCCGCCAACGAATTAGGCAAGGTATAA
- a CDS encoding FliA/WhiG family RNA polymerase sigma factor, translating into MNCLLKAYEQETQRVPLPERDELIVSHLPLVKFLVGRIAAQLPPHLDREDLMSAAVIGLITAAERFDPTRGVQFKTFVEQRIRGTIMDELRSQDWLTRSLREKFKRLEHEFSILEQKLGRHPTSEEVSSAMGMELEDYFRLLEEVHFLSVVSLDDSWEDEDGSPFGLLDVLEDKGTENPQKQIMAKEMIEILAEAIDTLPEKEKIVVTLYYYEELNLKEIGEVLSLTESRICQLHSQAIMRLRTKMKHHK; encoded by the coding sequence ATGAATTGCCTTCTCAAAGCTTATGAACAAGAAACACAACGGGTTCCTCTTCCGGAAAGGGACGAACTGATAGTTTCCCATCTTCCCTTGGTGAAGTTCCTCGTCGGCAGGATCGCCGCACAACTTCCTCCTCACCTGGACAGAGAAGATTTGATGAGTGCGGCAGTTATCGGCCTGATCACTGCGGCAGAGCGTTTCGACCCGACGCGGGGAGTTCAGTTCAAGACTTTTGTCGAGCAGCGGATTCGAGGGACCATAATGGATGAGCTGCGCTCCCAGGACTGGCTGACCAGGTCTCTGCGAGAGAAGTTCAAGAGGCTGGAGCATGAGTTCTCCATCCTGGAACAGAAGCTCGGGCGCCACCCGACGAGTGAAGAAGTCTCCAGCGCAATGGGAATGGAGTTGGAAGATTATTTCCGTCTGCTCGAAGAAGTTCATTTTCTATCCGTCGTAAGTCTGGACGATTCGTGGGAAGACGAGGATGGCAGCCCCTTCGGTCTTCTCGATGTGCTTGAGGACAAGGGGACAGAGAACCCCCAGAAGCAGATAATGGCCAAGGAAATGATAGAAATCCTTGCGGAGGCCATAGATACGCTTCCCGAAAAAGAAAAAATCGTCGTAACACTGTATTACTACGAGGAGCTGAACCTGAAGGAGATTGGGGAGGTGCTGAGCCTCACCGAATCGCGGATATGCCAGCTCCACAGCCAGGCGATCATGCGCCTGCGCACGAAGATGAAGCACCATAAATAG
- a CDS encoding MinD/ParA family protein: MNLTGFQTDQANSLRKLARSSNKRKQSPVSGKGMYERKGVRVISVTSGKGGVGKSNVVANLAISLAKTGKKVLIIDADLGVGNIDVLLGLTPTATLNHVLSGEMRLDEVIVSGPGGIKLVPAGSGIQEYTNLGQHERLRLLNELDRLEENLDVVIIDTEAGISENVTYFNTAAQEIVMVVSPDPTSITDVYVLIKLLATRYNENRFKILVNMVHDSNDALEVFARLSNATSRFLDISLDYLGCVLWDEKLVEAVKRQKAVCEVFPDAKASRCFANLARKVDTHSAENRPKGNIQFFFRQRFAPALGMESL, translated from the coding sequence ATGAACTTGACGGGTTTTCAGACGGATCAGGCCAATTCGCTACGCAAGCTCGCGAGGTCTTCGAACAAGCGGAAGCAAAGCCCCGTTTCGGGGAAAGGAATGTACGAGCGGAAGGGCGTCAGGGTCATTTCGGTTACGAGCGGAAAGGGGGGGGTCGGGAAAAGCAACGTAGTCGCCAATCTTGCCATATCCCTCGCGAAGACGGGAAAAAAGGTTCTTATCATTGATGCCGACCTCGGCGTGGGCAATATCGACGTCCTTCTCGGCCTCACTCCCACGGCTACCCTCAACCACGTCCTTTCAGGTGAGATGCGCCTCGATGAGGTGATAGTCTCGGGACCGGGGGGCATCAAGCTGGTGCCGGCCGGTTCCGGTATCCAGGAGTATACAAATCTAGGGCAGCACGAGCGGCTGAGGCTCCTGAATGAACTGGACCGTCTGGAGGAAAACCTCGATGTCGTTATCATCGATACAGAGGCCGGGATTTCCGAGAATGTCACCTACTTCAACACTGCCGCGCAGGAGATAGTCATGGTGGTGTCCCCGGACCCGACCTCGATCACCGATGTCTACGTGCTTATCAAGCTTCTGGCGACCCGCTACAACGAGAACCGCTTCAAGATCCTTGTCAACATGGTACACGACAGCAATGACGCCCTCGAAGTTTTCGCACGTCTTTCCAACGCCACAAGCCGTTTTCTCGACATCTCCCTTGACTACCTGGGCTGCGTGCTCTGGGATGAAAAGCTTGTGGAGGCGGTAAAGCGGCAGAAGGCGGTATGCGAGGTTTTCCCGGACGCGAAGGCATCCCGTTGTTTTGCCAATCTTGCGCGGAAGGTGGACACACATTCGGCAGAAAACAGACCCAAAGGCAACATCCAATTTTTCTTCAGGCAGAGATTCGCTCCTGCATTGGGAATGGAGAGCTTATGA
- the flhF gene encoding flagellar biosynthesis protein FlhF, protein MIKVEMGADAMILSSKKERRPGILGFFTKPVFEVTAALETKPAPRPNPYQEREEKMLSTREEFQNSMLGPIARELKALREKVDNLMNKPPEQPDFQAQAARAPAEPAAEKPVSMKNLPKEDMEELKKFLLNAVVAREKTAPAPYVFPRGDEAKEKIAVSAEQREDDSLISLTELSEELRSCGIEEEGVEILLEYIKPAAEQGEEKDELRYSLLEAFANLVKCTGPIKTKKGKPRVIALVGPTGVGKTTTTAKLAAMYAINKGANVALITTDNFRVGAFEQLKTYSKIMGVPLEIASSPKEMTKAIESHSDKDLIFIDTAGRSPKDQEKLDELKAFLESSPAIETHLCLAATTKDKDLYEIVKRFGILPISRLLFTKLDESESLGGIINAHMRSKLPLSYLTNGQMVPEDIVVATPRKLANLVMRENG, encoded by the coding sequence ATGATCAAGGTCGAAATGGGTGCGGACGCCATGATCCTTTCTTCCAAAAAGGAGCGTCGTCCGGGAATCCTCGGCTTCTTCACGAAGCCGGTGTTCGAGGTGACGGCGGCACTCGAAACCAAACCGGCTCCACGTCCCAATCCTTATCAGGAGAGGGAGGAGAAGATGCTGTCGACCCGCGAAGAATTCCAGAATTCGATGCTCGGGCCGATCGCGAGGGAGCTGAAAGCGCTGCGGGAAAAGGTGGATAACCTGATGAACAAGCCGCCGGAGCAGCCCGATTTTCAGGCACAGGCTGCCCGGGCGCCTGCGGAGCCAGCGGCGGAAAAACCGGTGTCGATGAAGAACCTGCCGAAGGAGGATATGGAAGAGTTAAAAAAATTCCTCCTCAATGCTGTCGTGGCACGGGAAAAGACCGCGCCGGCTCCTTATGTCTTCCCGCGTGGCGACGAGGCGAAGGAGAAGATTGCGGTTAGCGCAGAACAACGTGAAGACGATTCCCTCATCTCGTTGACTGAACTGTCTGAAGAGCTCCGCTCGTGCGGTATCGAGGAGGAAGGAGTCGAAATTCTTCTGGAATACATCAAGCCTGCAGCCGAGCAGGGGGAAGAGAAGGACGAGCTGCGCTACTCGCTTCTGGAAGCTTTCGCCAACCTTGTCAAATGCACTGGGCCTATAAAGACAAAAAAGGGGAAGCCGCGAGTCATCGCTCTCGTTGGTCCAACGGGTGTAGGCAAGACGACTACCACCGCCAAGCTTGCGGCGATGTACGCTATAAACAAGGGAGCCAATGTCGCACTCATCACGACTGATAACTTCAGAGTGGGTGCGTTCGAGCAGCTTAAGACCTACTCCAAGATAATGGGGGTTCCGCTGGAGATAGCCTCAAGCCCCAAGGAGATGACCAAGGCAATTGAGAGCCACTCCGATAAGGATCTTATTTTCATAGACACTGCGGGCAGAAGCCCCAAGGACCAGGAGAAGCTTGATGAGCTCAAGGCTTTTCTTGAATCGAGCCCGGCCATTGAGACCCACCTCTGCCTGGCGGCGACCACAAAGGACAAGGATCTCTACGAGATCGTGAAAAGGTTCGGCATACTCCCCATCTCGCGGCTCCTCTTCACTAAGCTCGACGAGAGCGAGAGCCTTGGAGGGATCATAAACGCCCACATGCGGAGCAAGCTCCCCCTTTCCTACCTTACCAACGGCCAGATGGTACCGGAGGACATCGTGGTGGCGACACCGAGAAAGCTGGCTAACCTGGTAATGAGGGAGAACGGTTAA
- the flhA gene encoding flagellar biosynthesis protein FlhA: protein MANSAAEALELTSFRKNSDIYMALVLIGILALMIIPLPAFILDIFLAANITISLAVLLVALYTTQPLDFSVFPSVLLITTLFRLSLNIASTRLILLHGNEGVEAAGSVIKAFGQFVVGGNYVVGAVIFIILVIINFVVITKGAGRVAEVAARFTLDSMPGKQMAIDADLSSGLINEKEAKARRLKVSREADFYGSMDGASKFVRGDAVAGILITLVNIIGGFIIGVWQKGMPLDTALSNYTLLTIGEGLVAQIPALIISTAAGIIVTRSADEKNFGHELSGQVLNYPKALYVSSGVLFVFGLIPGLPHFAFFLLSGVTYLVGRMSREKLSTVDEEDIGEQRSADEATEQVSTIRPLDVLELEVGYGLVPLVDASQEGELLERIRSIRKQYAQQMGFVVPPIHIHDNLQLKPNEYNFLIRGAKVGGGELNGQYLAMDSGATTGRVEGIHTTEPVFNLPALWIKAADREQAQLYGYTVVDNTTIMATHISEIIKKHAHELVGRQELQQLLDNIAATFPKVVEELVPSLLNLGTVLRVVKNLLKEGVSIRDLRSILETLADYGGVTKDPEMLTEFVRQNLGRYIIEQYKMRDDTLHIVTLARDVEETVGDAVQHSEQGSYLAIDPAMAQRILNSARQLMDRFDQYGATPVMVSSPNIRRHIKRLAERFMPNVTVLSYNEIPPHIKIQSLGVVELNASQNL from the coding sequence ATGGCAAATTCCGCCGCAGAAGCTCTCGAGCTGACATCTTTCAGGAAGAACTCCGACATCTACATGGCGTTGGTGCTTATCGGCATCCTGGCACTGATGATCATTCCGCTGCCGGCTTTCATTCTTGATATTTTCCTGGCGGCAAACATAACCATTTCTCTGGCGGTCCTGCTCGTAGCCCTCTACACCACCCAGCCCCTCGATTTTTCAGTATTTCCGTCCGTGCTCCTTATAACTACGCTTTTCAGGCTGTCGCTCAACATAGCATCGACACGTCTCATCCTGCTCCACGGAAATGAGGGGGTCGAAGCAGCAGGGAGCGTCATCAAGGCTTTCGGACAGTTCGTGGTAGGCGGGAACTATGTTGTAGGCGCGGTAATCTTCATCATTCTCGTAATCATCAATTTTGTCGTCATAACTAAGGGCGCGGGGCGCGTTGCCGAGGTCGCTGCAAGATTCACTCTTGACTCGATGCCCGGGAAGCAGATGGCGATCGATGCCGATCTGTCGAGTGGGCTGATAAACGAGAAGGAGGCGAAGGCGCGCCGACTGAAGGTCAGCCGCGAAGCCGACTTCTACGGTTCCATGGATGGTGCGAGCAAGTTCGTGAGAGGAGATGCCGTCGCCGGCATTCTTATCACACTCGTCAACATTATCGGCGGCTTTATAATCGGCGTGTGGCAGAAGGGGATGCCTCTGGACACCGCACTTTCCAATTATACCCTGCTTACCATAGGTGAGGGTCTGGTTGCCCAGATTCCCGCGCTTATCATTTCGACCGCCGCCGGTATCATAGTCACCCGTTCTGCCGACGAGAAAAATTTCGGGCACGAGTTGTCAGGGCAGGTCCTCAACTACCCGAAAGCCCTCTACGTCTCATCGGGCGTTCTCTTTGTCTTCGGCCTGATTCCGGGCCTTCCTCACTTCGCTTTTTTCCTTCTTTCGGGTGTTACGTACCTGGTCGGGCGCATGTCGAGGGAGAAGCTTTCCACGGTGGACGAGGAGGATATAGGCGAGCAGCGCAGCGCCGATGAAGCCACCGAGCAGGTGAGCACGATACGGCCTCTCGATGTTCTGGAGCTGGAGGTCGGCTATGGTCTCGTGCCTTTGGTTGACGCTTCTCAGGAAGGGGAACTGCTGGAGCGTATCCGCTCCATTCGGAAGCAGTATGCCCAGCAGATGGGATTCGTTGTTCCCCCTATCCATATTCATGACAACCTTCAGTTGAAGCCGAACGAATACAACTTCCTGATCCGAGGCGCTAAGGTCGGAGGGGGAGAGCTCAACGGCCAGTATCTGGCGATGGACTCCGGAGCGACCACCGGGAGAGTGGAAGGGATTCATACGACCGAGCCCGTATTCAATCTTCCTGCACTCTGGATCAAGGCGGCGGACAGGGAGCAGGCACAGCTTTACGGCTACACTGTTGTGGACAACACCACGATAATGGCGACCCATATCAGCGAGATCATCAAGAAGCACGCTCACGAGCTGGTGGGGCGCCAGGAACTTCAGCAGCTTCTGGACAACATAGCGGCGACATTTCCGAAGGTTGTGGAAGAGCTGGTGCCGTCTCTACTCAATCTGGGTACCGTGCTCCGGGTAGTGAAAAACCTCCTCAAGGAGGGAGTATCTATCCGGGACCTCCGATCGATACTGGAAACCCTTGCGGATTACGGCGGGGTTACCAAAGACCCGGAGATGCTGACTGAGTTCGTACGGCAGAACCTCGGCCGTTACATAATCGAGCAGTACAAGATGCGGGACGATACTCTCCATATCGTCACTCTCGCAAGGGATGTGGAAGAAACGGTGGGGGACGCCGTCCAGCACTCGGAGCAGGGTAGCTATCTTGCCATAGATCCTGCCATGGCGCAGAGGATACTGAACAGCGCACGGCAGCTTATGGACAGGTTCGACCAGTACGGAGCCACCCCCGTCATGGTTTCATCCCCGAATATACGCAGGCACATAAAACGGCTTGCTGAGCGGTTCATGCCGAACGTCACGGTCCTTTCATACAACGAGATACCACCTCATATCAAAATTCAATCACTGGGGGTAGTCGAGCTCAATGCAAGTCAGAACCTTTAA
- the flhB gene encoding flagellar biosynthesis protein FlhB: protein MSEDKHSKTEQPTARRLDEAKKKGNIPRSAEMTTTITLFTAIVTLYSSGGFMFSTLKNMSRDILSNIGTYEVTSAGAYSLMLKQFLILLIVLGPFVLIVMLAGIVSSISQGGLIFSTEKLAFDLTKLNPLNGMKKLLNKESAFQVLKSFVKIAIVGYVAYRILQQEVNDVIYLVERDIQGIVEFVSHLSYKIVLHTCGVMLILAVVDLAFVRWRFIENLKMTKQEVKDEHRHAEGDPQVKGKIKQMQFEQARRRMSKIIPTADVVITNPTHYAIALKYDRETMAAPVVIAKGIDFLAQKIKEMAREHKVMLVENRPLARELYATVKEGEPIPESLYAAVAEVLAYVYSIRGKV, encoded by the coding sequence ATGTCAGAAGACAAACACTCCAAAACAGAACAACCCACAGCAAGACGGCTCGATGAGGCGAAGAAGAAGGGGAACATTCCGCGAAGCGCGGAAATGACAACTACCATCACGCTTTTCACCGCCATTGTTACCCTCTATTCCAGCGGTGGGTTCATGTTTTCCACTCTTAAAAATATGAGCCGCGATATCCTTTCCAACATCGGGACCTACGAAGTGACTTCAGCAGGTGCGTACAGCCTCATGCTGAAGCAGTTCCTTATTCTTCTGATAGTCCTAGGGCCATTTGTCCTCATCGTCATGCTCGCAGGAATCGTCTCCTCCATTTCACAGGGAGGGCTGATTTTCTCCACCGAGAAACTGGCCTTCGATCTTACGAAACTGAACCCCCTCAATGGAATGAAGAAACTGCTCAACAAGGAATCCGCATTCCAGGTCCTGAAGTCGTTCGTCAAGATCGCGATAGTCGGATATGTGGCGTATCGAATCCTTCAACAAGAGGTGAACGATGTGATTTACCTCGTGGAGCGCGATATTCAGGGGATCGTCGAGTTCGTGAGTCACCTGTCCTACAAGATCGTGCTTCACACCTGCGGGGTCATGCTCATTCTAGCTGTTGTGGATCTCGCATTCGTCAGGTGGCGGTTCATTGAGAACCTGAAGATGACCAAGCAGGAGGTCAAGGACGAGCATAGGCATGCCGAGGGGGACCCGCAGGTCAAGGGAAAGATCAAACAGATGCAGTTCGAGCAGGCCCGCCGCAGGATGAGTAAGATCATTCCGACTGCCGACGTTGTCATTACTAACCCCACCCATTATGCAATAGCCCTCAAATATGACAGGGAGACCATGGCCGCGCCGGTCGTCATAGCCAAAGGAATTGATTTTCTGGCCCAGAAGATCAAGGAGATGGCGCGGGAGCACAAGGTGATGCTTGTTGAGAACCGTCCTCTCGCCCGTGAACTTTATGCAACCGTAAAGGAAGGGGAGCCGATTCCGGAATCACTTTATGCGGCGGTTGCCGAGGTGCTTGCATATGTCTACAGCATCAGAGGGAAAGTCTAG
- the fliR gene encoding flagellar biosynthetic protein FliR yields the protein MGFTLPFSTLNEFTLFTLILGRMAGIFTAIPLFGGKAVPAKIKMAVILAMALTLHPILRLGNTTLPTDPISLVLLVVCETLIGLALGLVSQTIFTAVEFCGQVIGMQMGLTIATMFDPTMGHQVSTMAAFQNLLAMLLFMTLGVHHIFIRSIVESYQLIPIGGWHISGELVSFIIDSVGNVFILGIKLAAPVMVALLATSVVLGIMARSFPQMNIFMVSMPLNIGVGFLILGLSLLVFLHTLQNAFGGVGQHIKALYKLLGT from the coding sequence ATGGGGTTTACGCTCCCCTTTTCAACGCTCAACGAGTTTACGCTCTTCACACTCATTCTCGGGCGCATGGCCGGCATATTCACCGCGATCCCCCTTTTCGGCGGAAAGGCGGTTCCGGCTAAGATCAAGATGGCAGTCATCCTGGCAATGGCCCTGACACTCCACCCGATATTGCGGCTGGGAAACACTACTCTTCCCACCGATCCCATCTCCCTCGTGCTTCTCGTTGTCTGCGAAACACTGATCGGCCTTGCCCTTGGCCTTGTGTCGCAAACGATCTTCACGGCAGTTGAATTCTGCGGACAGGTAATCGGGATGCAGATGGGTCTGACCATCGCAACGATGTTCGATCCGACAATGGGACATCAGGTCTCCACCATGGCGGCCTTTCAGAACCTTCTGGCGATGCTCCTCTTCATGACGCTGGGGGTGCACCATATCTTCATCCGCTCAATTGTGGAGAGCTACCAGTTGATCCCCATCGGGGGGTGGCACATCAGCGGCGAACTTGTCAGTTTTATCATCGATAGCGTAGGCAATGTCTTCATCCTAGGAATAAAGCTTGCGGCTCCGGTCATGGTGGCGCTCCTTGCGACGAGTGTGGTGCTGGGAATCATGGCGCGCTCGTTTCCACAAATGAACATCTTCATGGTGAGCATGCCACTGAACATCGGGGTTGGATTCCTCATTCTCGGACTCTCCCTCCTCGTCTTCCTGCACACGCTGCAGAATGCCTTCGGCGGCGTAGGGCAGCACATCAAGGCGCTCTACAAGCTGCTGGGCACGTAG
- the fliQ gene encoding flagellar biosynthesis protein FliQ, with protein MTPELVAQLARRSFEATLILSAPILIFSLTVGLLISIFQAVTSIQEATLAFVPKIVAVMVAMVIFFPWMMSYMSDFTREIYSFIASMRH; from the coding sequence ATGACTCCCGAACTGGTGGCCCAACTGGCCCGAAGGAGTTTCGAAGCGACCCTTATATTGTCCGCACCCATACTCATTTTTAGCTTAACGGTTGGGTTGCTGATAAGCATTTTCCAGGCGGTGACCTCAATTCAGGAGGCGACCCTGGCGTTCGTGCCGAAGATTGTTGCCGTCATGGTTGCCATGGTCATTTTTTTTCCCTGGATGATGAGCTACATGAGCGACTTCACACGTGAAATTTACAGCTTTATAGCTTCGATGAGGCATTGA
- the fliP gene encoding flagellar type III secretion system pore protein FliP (The bacterial flagellar biogenesis protein FliP forms a type III secretion system (T3SS)-type pore required for flagellar assembly.) produces MRGRAFTIVLLCVIAVLSAVPALAEPLGLPTVSVGVGKATKPGDVSVVLQILFLMTVLSLAPGLLIMTTSFTRIVVVLSFLRTALGTQQAPSNQILIGLSLFITFYIMSPIWQQINKEALQPYKAQTISQEEALKRAVAPARKFMLTQTREKDIALFLSMSKHPRPKNADDIPTLTLIPAFMISELRTAFQIGFLIFIPFLVVDMVVASVLMSMGMMMLPPVMISLPFKILLFVLVDGWGLVIGSLVKSFG; encoded by the coding sequence GTGAGAGGTAGAGCATTCACCATAGTGCTCCTCTGCGTCATTGCCGTTCTCTCCGCCGTGCCGGCGCTGGCAGAGCCTCTCGGTCTGCCAACAGTCAGTGTCGGTGTCGGCAAAGCGACCAAGCCTGGAGACGTATCGGTAGTCCTGCAAATACTCTTCCTGATGACGGTTCTCTCCCTGGCGCCGGGGTTGCTGATCATGACAACCTCCTTCACCAGGATTGTGGTCGTTCTCTCATTTCTCCGTACTGCTCTAGGCACACAGCAGGCGCCGTCCAACCAGATACTCATAGGCCTGTCGCTGTTTATCACCTTTTACATCATGAGCCCTATCTGGCAGCAGATAAATAAGGAGGCCCTGCAGCCTTACAAGGCTCAGACGATCAGCCAGGAGGAAGCGCTCAAGCGGGCAGTCGCTCCGGCGCGCAAGTTCATGCTGACACAGACGCGGGAGAAGGACATCGCGCTCTTCCTGAGCATGTCGAAGCACCCTCGGCCCAAGAACGCGGACGACATCCCTACGCTGACACTGATCCCCGCCTTCATGATATCGGAGCTGCGCACAGCTTTCCAGATCGGTTTCCTGATTTTTATCCCCTTCCTCGTAGTGGACATGGTCGTCGCATCCGTACTTATGTCGATGGGGATGATGATGCTGCCGCCGGTGATGATTTCGCTCCCCTTCAAGATACTTCTCTTCGTCCTGGTCGATGGTTGGGGCCTCGTCATCGGCTCTCTCGTGAAAAGCTTCGGCTGA
- the fliO gene encoding flagellar biosynthetic protein FliO, translated as MGRPGRGLIILLTVAMLPVFSGVARADQGFSLAGSFLQMIASLAVVIGVMLVVCYISNRWLRLGQSPGGARYIRLVESRYLAPKKSLMLVEVGGEYLLLGSSGEGMQFIKQIDMIEEIEIVSTPELAKFVPEGMKERVTELAGRFAFKPQQVPGKKVGAQL; from the coding sequence ATGGGCAGACCCGGCAGGGGCCTCATAATTCTCCTTACAGTGGCGATGCTCCCGGTATTTTCCGGCGTGGCGAGGGCCGATCAGGGCTTCAGTCTCGCAGGGAGCTTTCTCCAGATGATCGCTTCCCTTGCAGTCGTCATAGGAGTGATGTTGGTAGTTTGCTATATCTCCAACCGGTGGCTTCGCCTGGGGCAGAGCCCGGGGGGGGCCAGATACATCCGCCTCGTGGAGAGCCGCTACCTGGCGCCGAAGAAGTCACTAATGCTGGTTGAAGTGGGTGGTGAGTATCTCCTCCTCGGCAGCTCGGGAGAAGGAATGCAATTTATCAAGCAGATCGATATGATCGAAGAAATTGAAATAGTCTCGACGCCGGAATTGGCGAAGTTCGTCCCCGAAGGGATGAAGGAAAGGGTGACGGAGCTTGCGGGGCGGTTTGCATTCAAACCGCAGCAGGTGCCTGGAAAAAAAGTCGGTGCGCAGCTGTGA
- the fliN gene encoding flagellar motor switch protein FliN, which translates to MSERNEAEEIKEVGTEQKNLDFILDIPLQLTVELGRTKLLVKDVLQLNQGSVVELTKLAGEPLDVFVNSKLVARGEAVVVNEKFGIRLVDIISPNERVEKVL; encoded by the coding sequence GTGAGCGAGCGTAACGAAGCTGAGGAAATAAAAGAGGTCGGCACCGAGCAGAAAAACCTCGATTTCATTCTCGATATACCCCTGCAGTTGACGGTGGAGCTGGGGAGAACAAAACTGCTTGTGAAAGATGTGCTCCAGCTCAATCAGGGATCGGTGGTGGAACTGACCAAGCTCGCGGGAGAGCCGCTGGATGTGTTCGTCAACTCCAAACTGGTCGCTCGCGGGGAAGCGGTGGTGGTGAACGAGAAGTTCGGCATCCGTCTCGTGGACATCATCAGCCCCAATGAACGGGTCGAAAAGGTCCTGTGA